A genomic region of Colletotrichum destructivum chromosome 1, complete sequence contains the following coding sequences:
- a CDS encoding Putative sister chromatid cohesion protein Pds5 — MAPRRGRAEPQEEVEEEQGEELVSLQFDEELTWKPGKPIPTTELLNRLQTLSEELGGLDQDTVDVESLNDVAHALGQRNLLAHKDKGVRAYAAVCIADILRLCAPDAPFTADQTKMFFNLVVTHIFPSLNDQAHPYHSQHKYVLTALTDVKSILLINDVDGADDMLLKLFSVFFDGVSGGSNSSPEEGVSKEVRNTMTEMLIALVDEASGMNPKVIEVIMAQFLRAAPPGGFHSRTERGEQNGSQSTLLPKDEPAAYIMAKEICNVCTEKMVHYVSQYFSDVILDASRFAAKTVGNRHDEEEDEDAPRGPTDAELKELKKAHYLIRELWRAAPSVLQNVIPQVEAELSADNVDLRQLATETLGDMISGIGAAGPPPPPVLDPAQYPPLRLADEAPSQISDNVLTTPLSPQSFAQTHSSAYNHFLGRRNDKTATIRAAWTTAVGYILATSAGGIGLNREEQSELVKHLGEKLNDGDEKVRLAAVKVMELFSFRDFVTKLAAPGGVDKDGSVLSSLADRCRDKRTAVRVDAMTLLAKLWAVGSGELAAGQESVVAALAGIPSRIFNAFYANDSELNILLDRVLFECLVPLSYPPIKAPKNTRAAASQSSQTASVADQDRIRAERILLLTQSLDAAAKRAFFAMQGRQPQFAQVLEAFINQCESYNGGVMDDNRPRKTANLERTVQYITQFFPDPFKVKTDLQKFANLNDRRAYQLVRFSVSAGSDYKTVRQAIKELVKRINASQVATSLDTLLPLLYRSACLLFNRSHLATILDYSRNDKDGLGSVSHEILNEISQRNPELFKTHVGELCKGLIEQAPTETNENDSTVVDTLKACASYSKKYPEEIPQDRKFSQALVNYALYGRPVKSAKYAIKILLAKADDKGLVNATSLLEKVMEDWKYGSSHFLNRLQSVAQLELQAPKITLDSDDDILDMTVQQILLKVRTDATDKDPDWVEDADVDEELQAKCLSMHILVNRLRSMEDVEEAKEKAVPVFKLLKTLVAKRGELCKTKDTPNHHKSRLRLLAAQLLLKLCTVKHFDDFLTPADFNRLAFTAQDPHLSVRRGFIEKLQKYLVQGKLRARFYTIVFLTAFEPSADLKQRVETWIRSRVRALQTSEQHPMEAIMGRLISLLAHHPDFTKPENVDDASSDELSAYASDLADHGRYILYYLTNVATEDNLGLIYKYAERVKQTRDAIDPEASDNLYIVSDLAQAVIRKWQERKNWSFQAYPGKVGLPIGLYTALPSHQVAQEIAEKQYLPAEIDGKLDGLFKSIDRKKKRKSVDDRGDHQPAKKARQAPRVKEPKAPKEPKVKKQKVKKPAKVKKRRPESDIPPENRRRSGRATRVSQYTERDSSDDDREMWDGVSKWEYVDGEPEDESDDEDGSSVLSEAPDEENGQKGSKKSAAKANDSGDESPLSDVEDEAIAEPDAEPESEKEEEEAGDEEEDAEEAPPPPKSNGRKGRSAAAAAAKTKLPARPAAREKPAPRAATRSSARTTRGRAAKESMDIDESE, encoded by the exons ATGGCGCCCCGCCGCGGTCGCGCTGAACCCCAGGAAGAAGTCGAGGAGGAACAAGGAGAGGAGCTTGTCAGCCTTCAATTCGACGAAGAATTGACCTGGAAGCCCGGGAAACCCATACCTACCACCGAACTTCTCAACCGCCTGCAGACTCTgtccgaggagctcggcggcctcgatcaAGACACTGTCGATGTCGAGTCTCTGAACGATGTCGCCCACGCTCTGGGCCAACGCAACCTGCTGGCGCACAAAGACAAGGGCGTGAGGGCGTATGCTGCAGTATGCATAGCAGACATCCTGCGCCTGTGTGCGCCTGACGCGCCGTTTACCGCCGACCAGACCAAG ATGTTCTTCAATCTCGTGGTCACGCACATCTTTCCTTCCCTGAACGACCAAGCTCATCCCTACCACAGCCAGCACAAGTACGTGCTAACGGCGCTCACCGACGTCAAGAGTATTCTTCTGATTAAtgacgtcgatggcgccgatgacaTGCTGCTCAAGCTGTTCTCGGTCTTTTTCGACGGTGTCTCCGGTGGCTCCAACTCGAGccccgaggagggcgtcTCAAAAGAAGTCCGCAACACCATGACGGAAATGCTGATCGCCTTGGTCGATGAGGCGTCGGGAATGAACCCCAAGGTCATTGAGGTGATAATGGCCCAATTTCTGAGGGCAGCACCCCCAGGAGGGTTCCACAGCCGCACTGAGCGCGGCGAGCAAAATGGCAGCCAGTCGACGTTACTACCCAAGGACGAGCCGGCTGCATACATCATGGCCAAGGAGATCTGCAACGTATGCACGGAAAAGATGGTGCACTACGTAAGCCAGTACTTCAGCGATGTTATTCTCGATGCCTCCCGGTTCGCGGCAAAGACTGTTGGGAATCGTcatgacgaggaggaagacgaggatgcgcCCAGGGGCCCTACGGACGCAGAGCTGaaggagctcaagaaggCCCACTACCTCATCAGGGAGCTGTGGCGAGCCGCGCCGTCGGTGCTGCAAAATGTCATTCCTCAGGTCGAGGCAGAGCTTTCGGCCGACAACGTGGATCTTCGACAGCTAGCCACCGAGACGCTTGGAGACATGATCTCTGGAATCGGCGCTGCtggcccgccgcctccgcccgtCTTGGACCCTGCCCAGTACCCCCCGCTGCGCTTGGCCGATGAGGCTCCCAGCCAGATATCCGATAACGTTCTCACAACGCCCTTGTCGCCTCAGTCGTTTGCGCAGACGCACTCGTCTGCGTACAATCACTTCCTGGGAAGAAGGAACGATAAAACGGCAACTATTCGCGCCGCCTGGACCACCGCTGTTGGATACATTTTGGCCACCTCGGCAGGTGGCATTGGCCTCAACCGCGAGGAACAGTCCGAGCTCGTGAAGCACCTCGGAGAGAAGCTCAACGACGGTGACGAAAAGGTCCGTCTGGCTGCTGTCAAGGTAATGGAGCTGTTCAGCTTCCGCGACTTTGTCACAAAGCTCGCCGCACCTGGTGGCGTTGACAAGGACGGCTCGGTGCTGAGCAGCCTTGCCGACCGTTGCCGTGACAAGCGCACCGCTGTTCGAGTCGATGCCATGACTCTGCTCGCGAAGCTGTGGGCTGTCGGGTCCGGAGAGTTGGCTGCTGGGCAGGAGAgcgtcgtcgcggccctGGCCGGGATCCCATCACGCATCTTCAACGCGTTTTACGCCAATGACTCCGAGCTCAACATCCTGCTGGATCGCGTACTCTTTGAGTGCCTGGTGCCACTGTCCTACCCTCCCATCAAAGCGCCCAAGAACACCAGAGCCGCGGCCAGCCAGAGCTCTCAGACTGCGAGCGTGGCGGACCAAGACCGAATTCGGGCTGAGAGGATTTTGCTCCTCACCCAGTCACTGGACGCCGCGGCCAAGAGGGCTTTTTTCGCCATGCAGGGTCGCCAACCTCAGTTTGCGCAGGTACTTGAGGCTTTCATCAACCAATGCGAGAGCTACAACGGCGGTGTGATGGACGACAACCGGCCAAGGAAGACAGCCAATCTGGAAAGGACTGTGCAGTACATCACCCAGTTCTTCCCGGACCCGTTCAAGGTCAAGACGGACCTCCAGAAGTTTGCCAACCTGAACGACAGGCGCGCCTACCAGCTTGTCAGATTCTCAGTCAGCGCCGGGAGCGACTACAAGACAGTGCGCCAAGCCATCAAGGAGCTGGTGAAGCGCATTAATGCAAGCCAGGTCGCGACGAGCTTGGACACTCTCCTGCCGCTCCTCTACCGCTCGGCCTGTTTATTGTTCAACCGCAGCCATCTGGCGACGATCCTGGACTACTCTAGGAATGACAAGGATGGCCTGGGCTCCGTCTCCCACGAAATTCTGAATGAGATTTCTCAGCGCAACCCTGAGCTTTTCAAGACCCACGTGGGTGAACTGTGCAAGGGCCTGATCGAACAGGCCCCTACAGAGACTAACGAGAACGATTCGACGGTCGTCGACACTTTGAAGGCTTGCGCGTCGTATTCCAAGAAATACCCAGAGGAGATCCCCCAAGACCGTAAGTTTTCGCAGGCCCTCGTGAACTACGCTCTGTACGGCCGGCCTGTCAAGTCTGCCAAGTATGCCATCAAGATTCTGCTGGCAAAGGCCGACGACAAGGGTCTCGTCAACGCGACTAGCTTGCTGGAGAAGGTCATGGAAGACTGGAAATACGGGTCGTCGCACTTCCTGAACAGGCTGCAGTCTGTCGCACAGCTTGAGTTGCAGGCACCCAAGATCACGCTGGACTCGGATGATGACATCCTCGACATGACGGTACAGCAAATCCTTCTCAAGGTTCGAACCGACGCCACAGACAAGGACCCCGACTGGGTGGAGGATGCCGAtgtggacgaggagctgcaggCCAAGTGTCTGTCGATGCACATTCTCGTCAATCGACTGCGCAGCATggaagatgtcgaggaagccaaggagaaggccgtccCGGTCTTCAAGCTGCTCAAGACGCTGGTCGCCAAGAGGGGAGAGCTTTGCAAGACGAAGGACACTCCGAATCATCACAAGTCACGGCTTCGCCTTCTGGCCGCCCAGCTGCTGTTGAAGCTGTGTACCGTCAAGCACTTTGATGACTTCCTGACCCCCGCCGACTTCAACCGTCTTGCCTTCACCGCGCAGGACCCTCATCTCAGTGTTCGGCGGGGTTTCATCGAGAAGCTCCAGAAATATCTTGTCCAGGGAAAACTTCGAGCGCGGTTTTACACCATTGTGTTCCTGACGGCTTTCGAGCCAAGCGCCGACCTGAAGCAGCGTGTCGAGACTTGGATCCGCTCCCGAGTCCGCGCACTGCAGACGAGCGAACAGCATCCCATGGAGGCCATCATGGGTCGACTCATCTCTCTGCTGGCCCACCATCCCGACTTCACCAAGCCGGAGAATGTTGACGATGCCAGCAGCGACGAATTGTCGGCTTATGCGAGCGACCTGGCGGATCACGGCCGTTACATCCTGTACTACCTCACAAACGTGGCAACCGAGGACAACCTGGGACTCATCTACAAGTACGCCGAAAGGGTCAAGCAGACTCGCGATGCAATTGACCCGGAGGCGAGTGACAATCTGTACATCGTCAGCGACCTGGCACAGGCCGTCATCAGGAAATGGCAGGAAAGGAAGAATTGGAGCTTCCAGGCGTACCCGGGCAAGGTTGGCCTGCCGATTGGTCTCTACACTGCTCTGCCTTCGCACCAGGTCGCTCAAGAGATTGCCGAGAAGCAGTATCTGCCGGCGGAGATTGACGGGAAGCTGGATGGCCTTTTCAAGTCCATCGATCGAAAGAAG AAGAGAAAATCCGTGGATGATAGGGGCGatcaccagccagccaaaAAAGCAAGACAGGCGCCCAGGGTCAAGGAGCCCAAGGCACCCAAAGAGCCGAAAgtgaagaagcagaaggtcAAGAAACCCGCCAAGGTCAAGAAGAGGCGTCCCGAGTCCGATATTCCGCCAGAGAACCGGAGACGCAGCGGCAGAGCTACCAGGGTTTCTCAGTACACCGAACGCGACTCTTCGGATGACGACCGCGAAATGTGGGATGGTGTCAGCAAGTGGGAATacgtcgatggcgagccCGAAGACGAgtccgacgacgaggacggctCCTCCGTCCTTTCAGAGGCTCCCGATGAGGAGAATGGCCAGAAGGGTTCGAAGAAGTCCGCTGCCAAAGCCAACGACAGCGGTGACGAATCTCCTCTATCCGACGTTGAAGACGAGGCGATAGCTGAACCGGACGCAGAGCCCGAGtcggagaaggaagaagaagaagcaggcgacgaggaggaggacgccgaggaggccccTCCACCACCCAAATCGAACGGACGCAAGggcaggtcggcggcggcggcggcggccaagacgaAGCTGCCGGCGCGACCCGCAGCCAGGGAGAAGCCAGCCCCGAGAGCTGcaacgaggtcgtcggcgcggaCCACGCGAGGAAGGGCCGCCAAGGAGTCAATGGACATTGACGAAAGCGAGTGA
- a CDS encoding Putative UDP-glucuronosyl/UDP-glucosyltransferase, Glycosyltransferase family 28 translates to MAHPPTAANLALGTTAESEASATPPPEGLHVDEINREGQPVAVVRDGDKNVVFPSYIPPEIDSPNVRSPHAATPAKLPEVSPEDREPRKSPSSSNHLAPEGPEPSASTNLQHRPTVDQRSRTDAPLRKAGPSSAGSRRTPKRAGTSYLDRALWEAKRRGSTSSSSSSSSDSSDDDTQDTRSPAEKKAAQDRANAKRQKEIADRYRRFHVGNENYNTKGKVKKDGRLRISVKETANTGYLAKALGQAVKKVVPVPEGEERAEDDDDERPSVSRLSSATTATADREPAPRLNIVIMVIGSRGDAQPFLKIGKILKEDYGHRVRIATHPAFRDFVEKDSGLEFFSVGGDPSELMAFMVKNPGMIPTLDAVKAGDIGRRRSAMAEMFDGFWRACINATDDEKDVHNLRMMGEKDPFIADAIIANPPSFAHVHCAEALGIPLHLMFTFPYTPTQAFPHPLASIKKSNVDPGYTNFISYPLVEMMVWQGLGDLVNDFRVKTLGLDAVSTLWAPGATYRLHVPFTYLWSPGLVPKPQDWGQEIDISGFVFLDLASTFKPPSDLEKFLDAGEPPIYIGFGSIVVDDADRFTEMIFEAVKLAGVRALVSKGWGGLGGDEMEVPDNIFMLENTPHDWLFPRVKACVIHGGAGTTAIALKCGLPTMIVPFFGDQHFWGSILSKCKAGPEAVPYKQLDAEKLAEGIRYCLSDEAKEAAAKVAKDIELEGDGAKNAVRSFHRHLSLSGINSMRCAILRDRPAVWTVRKTNVKLSAFAADVIVEQGELSWKKLRLLRHTEWNDFEGPGEPVTGIAGSIAGTMGNVFGGIGSVPYRLAKTSHKRREKKEKKRKLRALRDKRTSAKNRNPQTNRDLHQHVEISNDDPQTNGDRMEQGNGDGQEDEKHKKKDDSKEQPQTNGNASSSRPGGQDRRDTMSSVDTGTDVEDAVDEYANEVGEGFGRSAQAIAKAPVNLSMAIAQGFHNAPRLYGDDTVRRPPRVTGISSGLKAAGKEFAYGIYDGTTGLVRLPVRGAKKEGVKGFVKGTGMGITGFVLKDLSAIISPFGYTLKGIAKQVERKKQPDRVVRRARLVQGQRERRQQAADVKKNLDKEVVAGWLTIRELMETLEAEEKKKGIRGMLPSKKDRVNNAAFESVEIAERALQAIKKGDGMDTVVGTEKELRKTDEKLKSRAARHSADTRRSAEAEAARKSAESPKARDDIAENEEGEHQAEAADRVEAADRIEARDRAKEAEERARSGGKPQANGGAETGGPARADGGPSRPSVDRAETAQV, encoded by the coding sequence ATGGCGCACCCACCCACCGCGGCAaacctcgccctcggcacgACGGCAGAATCCGAAGCGTCTGCCACTCCGCCGCCTGAGGGCCTtcacgtcgacgagatcaacCGCGAGGGCCAGCCCGTCGCTGTCGTAAGAGACGGAGACAAGAACGTCGTCTTCCCTTCCTACATACCTCCCGAGATCGATTCGCCCAATGTCCGATCGCCGCACGCAGCAACTCCCGCCAAGTTACCTGAAGTGTCGCCGGAAGACAGAGAACCGCGGAAgtctccttcttcgtcgaACCACCTAGCCCCCGAAGGCCCTGAGCCGTCCGCTTCGACAAACCTCCAGCATCGCCCCACCGTCGATCAGAGATCAAGAACGGATGCGCCACTACGAAAAGCCGGGCCCAGCAGCGCAGGCTCCCGCCGCACTCCCAAGCGCGCGGGGACATCCTACCTGGACAGGGCTCTATGGGAGGCCAAAAGGCGCGGTTCGACCtccagctcgagctcgagctcgagcgACTCGTCAGACGATGATACCCAAGACACAAGGAGCCCCGCCGAGAAAAAGGCCGCCCAAGATAGGGCCAACGCAAAACGCCAAAAAGAAATCGCCGACCGCTACCGCCGCTTCCACGTCGGAAACGAGAACTACAACACCAAGGGAAAGGTGAAGAAGGATGGCCGTCTGCGCATCTCGGTAAAGGAGACGGCAAACACCGGCTATTTGGCCAAGGCTTTGGGCCAGGCCGTTAAGAAGGTCGTGCCTGtgcccgagggcgaggaacgcgccgaagacgacgacgacgagcgtcCTTCCGTCTCCCGCCTGTCGTCCGCCACCACAGCCACGGCCGACCGTGAACCGGCGCCGCGACTCAACATCGTCATCATGGTCATTGGCTCGCGCGGCGACGCTCAGCCGTTCCTCAAGATTGGCAAGATCCTCAAGGAAGATTATGGTCATCGCGTTCGCATTGCGACCCATCCTGCGTTTCGCGACTTTGTTGAAAAGGACTCGGGTCTCGAGTTCTTCTCGGTTGGAGGAGACCCCTCCGAGCTCATGGCCTTCATGGTCAAGAACCCAGGCATGATTCCGacgctcgacgccgtcaaagCCGGGGATATCGGGCGACGTAGATCGGCCATGGCGGAAATGTTCGACGGGTTCTGGAGAGCCTGCATCAACgcgaccgacgacgagaaagACGTGCACAACCTCAGAATGATGGGGGAGAAGGACCccttcatcgccgacgccatcatcgccaacccGCCCAGTTTCGCCCACGTCCACTgtgccgaggccctcggcatcccgcTGCACCTCATGTTCACGTTCCCCTACACGCCAACGCAGGCCTTCCCCCACCCGTTGGCGAGCATCAAGAAATCCAACGTGGACCCGGGCTACACAAACTTCATCTCTTACCCGCTGGTCGAAATGATGGTCTGGCAAGGACTGGGTGACTTGGTTAACGACTTCCGCGTCAAGACCCTCGGCCTAGACGCGGTTTCGACGCTGTGGGCCCCCGGAGCCACGTACCGTCTACACGTCCCCTTCACCTACCTCTGGAGTCCTGGTCTCGTACCGAAGCCCCAGGACTGGGGTCAAGAGATTGACATCTCCGGCTTCGTATTCCTCGATCTAGCTTCGACCTTTAAGCCCCCTAGCGACCTGGAGAAGTtcctcgatgccggcgaaCCGCCCATCTACATCGGCTTCggctccatcgtcgtcgatgacgccgacCGCTTCACCGAAATGATTTTCGAGGCCGTGAAGCTCGCCGGGGTCCGCGCACTGGTGTCCAAGGGATGGGGAGGCCTTGGTGGAGACGAGATGGAGGTGCCCGACAACATCTTCATGTTGGAGAACACCCCTCACGATTGGCTTTTCCCCCGGGTCAAAGCATGCGTCATCCACGGCGGAGCGGGAACCACTGCCATCGCTCTCAAGTGCGGCTTGCCGACCATGATTGTGCCGTTCTTCGGCGACCAGCACTTCTGGGGCAGCATCTTGTCGAAATGCAAGGCGGGACCTGAAGCTGTGCCTTACAAGCAGCTCGATGCCGAaaagctcgccgagggcatAAGATACTGCCTGTCGGATGAAGCCAAAGAAGCGGCCGCCAAGGTGGCCAAGGACATTGAGCTGGAGGGTGACGGCGCGAAGAACGCCGTGAGGTCGTTCCATCGCCACCTTTCCTTATCCGGTATCAACTCAATGCGGTGCGCCATTCTGCGAGATCGCCCCGCAGTCTGGACGGTCAGGAAGACCAACGTCAAGCTAagcgccttcgccgccgacgtcatCGTTGAACAAGGAGAATTGTCCTGGAAGAAGCTGAGGCTACTGCGACACACTGAATGGAACGATTTCGAAGGTCCCGGAGAGCCGGTGACGGGAATAGCGGGTTCGATTGCCGGAACCATGGGCAACGTTTTTGGCGGAATCGGAAGTGTGCCATACCGGCTGGCCAAGACTTCCCACAAGCGgcgggagaagaaggagaagaagaggaagctgAGGGCGCTGAGAGATAAGCGAACAAGCGCCAAGAACCGAAACCCTCAAACCAACCGCGACCTCCATCAACATGTCGAGATCAGCAACGACGACCCGCAGACAAACGGCGATCGGATGGAACAGGGCAACGGAGACGGGCAAGAGGACGAGAAGCataagaagaaggacgatTCAAAAGAGCAACCCCAGACAAATGGCAACGCGTCCTCCAGCAGACCGGGCGGCCAGGATCGTCGGGACACGATGTCCTCGGTCGACACAGGAACCGACGTCGAAGACGCCGTTGACGAATACGCCAACGAGGTTGGCGAAGGATTCGGCCGGTCGGCCCAGGCCATAGCGAAGGCGCCAGTGAACCTGTCTATGGCAATCGCACAGGGATTCCACAACGCCCCCCGCCTATATGGAGACGACACCGTccggcggccgcctcgcgTCACAGGCATCAGCTCGGGCCTCAAAGCGGCCGGCAAAGAATTCGCATACGGCATCTACGACGGCACGACCGGCCTCGTGCGACTCCCCGTCAGGGGGGCCAAGAAGGAAGGTGTCAAGGGCTTCGTCAAGGGGACAGGTATGGGTATCACAGGATTCGTCCTCAAAGAcctcagcgccatcatcagcccCTTCGGCTACACCCTCAAGGGCATCGCCAAGCAGGTTGAGCGAAAGAAGCAGCCCGACAGGGTCGTCCGCCGGGCACGGCTTGTCCAAGGGCAACGCGAGCGGCGCCAGCAGGCGGCCGACGTCAAGAAAAACCTGGACAAGGAAGTCGTGGCGGGTTGGTTGACGATCCGCGAGCTCATGGAGACTctcgaggcggaggagaagaagaagggcatcAGGGGCATGCTCCCATCCAAGAAGGACCGGGTCAACAACGCCGCCTTCGAGAGCGTTGAAATTGCCGAGCGCGCGCTCCAGGCAATCAAAAAGGGTGACGGCATGGACACGGTCGTCGGCACCGAGAAGGAGCTTCGCAAGACGGATGAGAAGCTCAAGAGTCGCGCCGCGAGGCACAGCGCCGATACCCGACGATccgcggaggcggaggcggcgcgcaagTCTGCAGAGAGCCCGAAGGCGAGAgacgacatcgccgagaacgaggaaggggagcatcaggccgaggcggcggaccgggtcgaggcggcggacaGGATCGAGGCGCGGGACAGGGCCAAGGAAGCAGAAGAGAGGGCCAGGTCCGGCGGAAAGCCGCAGGCGAACGGTGGCGCAGAGACGGGAGGACCCGCGCGGGCCGACGGCGGACCCAGCCGGCCCAGCGTCGATCGCGCGGAGACGGCTCAGGTTTAG
- a CDS encoding Putative YAP-binding/ALF4/Glomulin, which produces MIEATNPPLAMASKPNGLQALRESKPPATDTFTYLTIIGEVLSPEILPELNDILQDAQLTQDIGWDLVEMLVPIQGSEQCLETIAQLGNPREVILKVLEVLEKTVDEATDEEDDPATTATFVHLVGMLSILHKRLNVARPSRFVHTTLQSVYRTYHPRNPEMTAAVIALIRSLSGEKRPPLPTRQSSNKLDTPFTKSDPTKHAPDPEAGQREQLAPTEPDTTQRLLQSFITCIIEAYVNCTGMEWASRLLEFYNPERVVIRKSVLRAFKEDADLLARDALVGQLVALAGDLGLNRVHALSVKDIFEETIPNSPLAIDTDVLGPDTIKLSTGGVWCLVAYWLFSAEVFDADYEQVQMTMFPDHLKLLQNFLGEDPQSRIVGNPGTTEALVVMGLYLENYKRISPSDGDFMPYHHLLTLVSVFHPSLSVRNVATTLAGLVLHDDPDDHDRLKILEDLLENCIFSALQASAVTWLREELIIAQKRKLTNRFATADAIDALQYALFPNMAFLKEQDAPALWEYWVQNFPFHLQVANFAYFLFAGTSFQHLVPASMPGAVEQRYVEPLQHAAQALLTAIEKKEVDDQGQGAEVAQQLDILTMRLKSLPLQ; this is translated from the exons ATGATTGAAGCGACGAACCCACCTCTTGCCATGGCCTCGAAGCCCAACGGCCTCCAGGCTCTGCGCGAGTCCAAACCGCCGGCCACCGACACCTTCACCTAcctcaccatcatcggcgaggtCCTTTCCCCTGAAATCTTGCCCGAACTTAATGACATCCTGCAGGATGCCCAGCTCACGCAGGATATCGGATGGGACCTGGTCGAGATGCTCGTGCCTATCCAGGGCAGCGAACAGTGCCTCGAGACTATTGCCCAGCTCGGCAACCCGCGCGAGGTGATTCtcaaggtcctcgaggtcctcgagaagacggtcgacgaggccaccgatgaggaagacgacccggcaacgacggcgactTTTGTCCACCTCGTCGGCATGTTGAGCATTTTGCACAAGCGGCTGAACGTGGCGCGCCCCTCGCGTTTCGTCCACACGACGCTCCAAAGCGTCTACCGCACCTACCATCCCCGGAACCCGGAAATgacggccgccgtcatcgccctcATCCGTTCCCTCTCGGGTGAGAAGCGCCCGCCGCTTCCCACTCGCCAATCCAGCAACAAGCTCGACACGCCCTTTACGAAAAGCGATCCCACGAAGCATGCGCCCGACCCGGAGGCCGGGCAGAGGGAGCAGCTCGCGCCCACCGAGCCCGACACGACCCAGAGGCTGCTCCAGTCCTTCATCACCTGCATAATCGAGGCCTACGTCAACTGCACAGGCATGGAATGGGCCTCGCGCCTGTTGGAGTTCTACAACCCCGAGCGCGTCGTCATCCGGAAGAGCGTTTTGCGTGCCTTCAAAGAAGACGCCGACCTCCTGGCGAGGGATGCCCTGGTTGGTCAGTTGGTG GCTCTTGCAGGAGATCTCGGCCTGAACAGAGTGCATGCCCTCTCCGTCAAAGACATCTTCGAGGAAACCATCCCCAACAGCCCGCTGGCCATCGACACCGATGTCCTCGGCCCCGATACCATAAAGCTCTCCACCGGAGGCGTCTGGTGCCTGGTCGCATACTGGCTCTTCTCGGcggaggtctttgacgcGGACTACGAGCAGGTGCAGATGACAATGTTCCCCGATCACCTCAAGCTCCTGCAGAACTTCCTTGGCGAGGACCCGCAGTCGCGCATTGTGGGCAACCCAGGCACCAccgaggccctcgtcgtcatggGGCTCTACTTGGAGAACTACAAGCGCATTTCGCCGTCGGACGGTGACTTCATGCCGTACCACCATCTCCTGACGCTGGTTTCTGTCTTCCACCCATCGCTCTCGGTCCGGAACGTCGCGACGACACTCGCGGGCCTCGTCTTGCACGACGACcccgacgaccacgaccggctgaagatcctcgaggacctcctcgaAAACTGCATATTCTCCGCTCTGCAGGCATCGGCGGTGACGTGGTTGAGAGAGGAGCTGATCATCGcgcagaagcgcaagctCACAAACCGATTCGCGACGGCAGACGCGATCGACGCCCTGCAGTACGCGCTGTTCCCCAACATGGCGTTCCTCAAGGAGCAGGACGCACCGGCGCTCTGGGAATACTGGGTGCAGAACTTCCCCTTCCATCTCCAGGTGGCCAACTTTGCCTACTTCTTGTTCGCGGGCACCAGCTTCCAACACCTGGTGCCGGCCAGCATGCCTGGGGCGGTGGAGCAACGCTACGTCGAGCCGTTGCAGCATGCCGCGCAGGCGCTGCTGACGgccatcgagaagaaggaggtgGACGACCAGGGACAGGGCGCGGAGGTCGCGCAGCAGCTCGACATTTTGACGATGCGTCTAAAGAGCCTGCCTCTGCAGTGA